Within Styela clava chromosome 8, kaStyClav1.hap1.2, whole genome shotgun sequence, the genomic segment CTGCGGTGATGCTGTGAACAGTCGTCACAAATAATTCTTCTTAGCAGGGTCCTATTTTCCCATAGCCTGTATTGAGAAATGGGGTTAACAATCTTGTCTTCAATTCATCATATGGTGAGGCAACCACTGAAGATTTTAATTAGTGCGTATAGGCAAAAATTGACTTGCATCGCATACCAAACGAAGCGAAATTCACTAAAATTGTAATATCAAAACGAGATACGTAGATCAAAATAGCTGCATCCAAATTTGTACCACGATCGACATGTAAACTGTATTCTAGTATGCAAAACGACGTATAATAGGATATTTGCATCATTCGTCTTCACAATAATCTATAATTTCCAATATTATTTAAAGTCTGGATAAACTAAACATCATTTCGGCACAAATTTTTGTGGATCTTCTGCATTAATTCACATGCAACACGACTATTATATTTATCGCATAGTATACCTATACTCGAAATAAGACATCTTTGCAAAGTTCGTTTTGAGTCAcgattcatttattttcaaatggGCTATTACCATTTTCAATTTCCAATTTTATATTCGTAAAACGTATTCGAGTCCTTGCAAAAATGTTTGGGAATATTTGCGACATTATCGCCAAACAAAGCCCAGTATTTATTATCAGTCATTTCAATAAAGtacgataaaaatatttttcaatttttttttgttacgaCATTTTTGTCGCATCATAATTAATTGTTCTATTTGAGAAGGATGCACACAAACCAGACATGACTCGTATGTTTGGAAGCCTTGCGAGCAAACTAATTACGCACGATATTTGGCACCTGCTGTAAAAACGATAttaatttaaacatttataTTGCTTTATGCAGAAACATACAAGTCTAGTGACGACGTTAGTCGGGACGTTGGTGTGTGCCATAGCCATCTGCCTGGAGGCGATGGCAGCAACTTCTAAATTCAAATTGGTAAGATATAATGTTAACCTTGCATTCCgctaaacaaaattgaaattttaggaCAAATTTCATGCTACTATTATGACTTTGGtgttaattttgttcaaatagcaaaaaaaatagttttgaatattCTTCTACTTATTTTTTTGTCTATTTGTCTATTTGTCATGTTAATTGTTTCGTTTATTTACCATAGTTGATTTTGCATATGGAATTGATATGCAatgcattatttatataaaaaatatataaatttctgtttttcagtTCGTGGTTGCTCACAAAGTTTTCCATTCCCTTGGTTGTGTTGTATTCTGCATTATTTTGTTACTTTTTATATGGGGATTTCTCATCGACAACACAGAGCAGTTATGTTCTACTGTACTTGTGGTGAGTTAACAAAGTCTtcagttaaaaaaataaaaataatgggaATCTATTCATTGCTATATCGTCCAAACAGCATTTTCATTCATTATTAACTTCTTAGTATCCTTTCAAATAAGTGAAAAACTCTAGTAGGCAACAGTACACTTCATCATTAATTATGCTGATTTACTGTCATAATGATTTAGTGGCGACACAATGGGAGCTGAGAACACAAATTGAACTGGTCTCAACGGCTTGAtgacattttagaaaaaaaatactaaacACGGCCTATCACTTATATTTTGCTCGATAAAGTTATATATCAATTAATATATTAGTTTGTATATAACCTTGTGGAAAATTTAGTCATCATAATATAAGTTACTAAAGATACAATGAAGTGAGAGGTATTGTAAACAATAAAAAGCGTGGCTACTCAATATTTACTTTGCGttgaattaaatgtatttttaggTTTAATCAGAACAATGGTATTTTAATATTGTCTGATAATTGAGCAGTACCGAGACATTAAAATTTTCCACAATGTTAGGAATATAATTGAGAGGCGTTATAGCTACCACATTACGCCAATAAAATTGGTAATCTGGTTGGTCTGGTGgttgaattgaaatgaaaagtgaGAAAGCTCTGGCTATACAAGTCATAATTCCAGTCAGACATACCCCTTTCCAAATTTAGTATAACTTTGAAATATATGCAATTGCTTCGTACAAATAATTGATGTGACAATATACAAATATAGGATCTTGATGTGACAAATTTGTTTTGGATATGCAGTAATATGTTGACAGATACCTATTGATCACATTCATGTAAATCAAATCCACCTTTCCATGCTTTGTAAAAAAAACGATTAATAACTATTAATAATTTTGCATCAATTGCAACACCTAATAGttcattttgttatcaaaaatgATTAAATCAGCCAATTTTTCATTATAGGAATACCGAAACTGTCTCGCCCACACGTGTGTTTGTAAACCATATGATAAATTGCAATGCTCAAATAGAATTGGAAAATCATCCTAACCTTAGTGCACCAGAcagctttttttttatcaattatatgTTATATCTTTGCTTGGTGCCATGCCAACTATACTAGATAGAGAGCATTGTACGTGAAACAGAGATTCTCACTGTAAAATTACCTCAAATAATACCAGTTGCTTCAAATTACTTGAGATTTAAACACAATAAACAACAAAAACAGAGTTATTAGTTCTTTTTCAAATCATGGTCCCATATCCAATTCTTTAAATTTGGTACTTAAAGCAATCCTTCGTCTACAATGGCATTTGTGATCACCGCGAATAGATTGATGAATATttctttaataaataataaactattcACAACCAATAGTCGCCATTTTAAAATCAGTTAAAATTTTACTGATACaaacttatatttatttcatttcgtGTTAGACTTTTACGACAATATAGTATTGATTTTATTCAGACGCGTGACCTGGTGCAAAAATGACAACATAATGAATAATAATTAAGGAAATTGAATTTTGACATTACTATTAgtttttattgtaaattttttgttacaaataattttatattattgtaaCGCAGTAGGCGGAATCATTATTTAGTCCTAATGACGATAGTTGAAATGTGTTCAATTTATAAGAATAAGAATAGAAGGCTTTTATCACAAgtcattaaatttcaaatcgaTGCTAATAGGGTTTTCCACATTAAAGGACCATAAATATCGTATTTTAGAAATATAATATGCTGCTATCCCAACCTTTATCGGCGAATTATATATCTTTGACAAACTCTTTATATAATCCGTTGGACACGGTGCTGCATTGCACGTTATATATCACATTAGTGTCAATTTCTTCATGTTTGTCacttttaaagaaaaaaaactcAGTAtcattaataatataatatattgtcGATGTCAGTATAATTTGTCTTGAATATCTTCttactgttattttttttttgaaatctttgaaatttaatttcagtattttttcgttccatttaaacttttttaaatactgAGATGACACATTTTCACTTTTTTCAGAAAAGATTGCggccaaatattttaaaaagaataGTAGAGCCATTTTATGCAGTTTTTGTAACACATTATGTTGATATTTCAGAAAGTGCAGCCGTCAACCAACTACAGTGTGAGACGGGCAACTCAGGAAGCTCAAGAAGATCTTTCAAAAAGTAAGACATTCAAATAAAAACTCGTTAATAATGTCTCTCAAAATTACATATGTATATATCACAATGTGAATTAATTCGCATTAGTCGGGATAACATCTATGAACAATTGCCAAATTACTagcaataaattcacaaatataCATAACTTCATCAATTTGATCTAAATCTATGCAGGCAAATCACGAGGCAGTCAAGATTCTTTCCCGACGACTTCCGGTCAATATGCCGGAATTCCGGCTGTATAGCTTGAATGGAAATTTCGGAAAGTAGTCAATTTTGCAACAGATTGCAAGGCTCATTTTAGAAAAAAGGGAATCAAGAATGCTAAATGTCAAAACCTGACGGTACAATAGTGGGCGGTACAATAGTGGAAAAGAAAAAGTATTTTTCCATGTAAATAATCCTGTAAACTATTTCTGTAAATTCAAACTGAATGAACTTTATTATCTAGGTTTAAACTTtaatatttgattgtttttacGATTATAATAACATTGCAAATAATTCGAACGTTTGGAATATTTGTCCAGACTCTTTCTAATACGGGACattttattcggtactcccgtagtgtgtgtaccaggttagggttaggccataattttattccgatttcccttattttagttctattacgagttcgaaaactgtttttgttagctaagtaaatataccccctgtccgaaggtttcagtccctttatataaattgatgtgaagtaggcgatcaaaattagttacctccatatcagTACATTagtacacacttctggagcgcctctTAATCAGCATGTAATGAAGGTTAACCTTGAAATTGCGAAACGTATGTACTACATGTTTTTTGTGTCTTTAATATCGGtaacaaaaatgtgaaaaataagcTCCTGCACTTAATGTTGGTTATCTTATTATCTTCACAGATAGAATAAAAAAGTGCCAATCGTTCCATTCCGATTTTGaatatgcaataaaaataattaacaaaaaaaCGGGATGGTAGCATCGAAATCTTTTCGAGAAGAGTTGGAAATAATTGATATTTGATTaatcaataataatctaaatataAATTACGTTAATAGTATTTCTAGGAGCGATTACATTGTTCTTGTCATTAAGTGACTCGCATGCTTAAGAAGTGttacatattatatatttgtggTGATTTCCAGGTCATTTTATTTCGATGATATAATATTCCTAACTCTgtttaatgctttttttttattttttaacatgTTTTAATGTTAATTATGATTTATTACTGTAATAAAAACTCACTTTTCTCATGACACGTGAACAACTTATGATGTTAGTCTTCTGGAAAGTCGTTTGTTCACTGTAAATGTAATTTTAATGATGGTTCGCGATATATGAATTAATCAACTGGGACACCAATTTACCAATTTTCTGTGACAGCTAACAGTTTAAAACGCAATGTGGTAACCTGTATATATTCTTCAAACGAGTAGATTATATGTTTGCTTAAATCCGATGTTAATTATTGATCAATATATTATCTTGGGAATTTTTGCGTTTTAATTTGAACTCGAACACAATGGATGGTAATAATTACTatcttttaaatattcatatcaTTTTAAGAAACACTTGTTTTCAATTACATAATGACTCTTTCGCGTTGTATTATTAAGTAATCCAACAGGGGTTTTCTAGCCAAGTATagtataaaattaattttattttttttatagacATGATTCTCGCGACTATCATTTCAACATATGGAAGGGGCTTTAATGTCTATCGAATCGAGCTTATAAAATATTCCTGCACCAGACATTTGTTACAAATCATGATCGATAGTATAATAAGAAATATAATTGGCAATTAGGTCTTTGATATTGCGTAATTCCAACATATTGCAGTCGACGCATTACAATCTATAGTTATAGGACAcgaaattgttgttgttgttgttgaggtGACATTTGTTgtttgaaaaaatcgctttctcCGCTTATAATAGACTAATCGATCAAGTACTTAAAGATTGTCGAAGCCACTGGAAAGCTATTTTGATTCGAATTTTCCATGAGTTCTATATGGAGCTCGCTGAATCGcccacttttttttttaatttttatgcaTATTGCGCTTTCACGTGGCAGTGCGTGTCGTGATTGCGGTCAGATTAGTTCGAAATCTCCCCGACAAAGCTGGTGATCACTGCTCGGCATGGGATCCTATACCCGTACCGATGTGAATTGCTGCTGCGATGGAACTTAATTTGCGTTTCGATTTGAAATTTCGGTTGATCATATTAAGATTTCAGCGCAAGTAGAATGATCTACCGGTACTGTGATTAGTATTTCAACATCCGTGTCCGTGTATTTGGGAATTGCTCTGCTGTCTGTCTAATCTTAATTTTGCGGTGGTAAAACCTGTCAAATGACACGGCTATGAAATCTCGTAatagtaataattttttatccgGGATGAAATCATCCAAAATGATATATCGTCACGgtcttacaaaatattttgcctCGTGGGTAGGCTATTTGTGAATACCATGCGAATCATACGTTTAAAGCGCGTGTGTACCTTGTCACTATTTAATTGAAGTTAAGAACAGGACAGTGCTAAACTCATGCATAAGCAGTTCTTTCATACTTTTTGGCTCTAAATTTGGCAAGAGTGATCGAATTCATACCATATGTAACCTTCATGGCAAATAATTTGATCGGAATCGTTTTCACGTGCCTGACTGAGTTGACCTATCTTCAAAGATCGTACGTCTCGTTAGTGTCATTCTTATATGGCCCAGAAACGTTTCGTATGATTGAATACATCTTTTTGActgtagatcagtggttcttaaccttttttgaataatttacccCTTTATCAAACAAGGTTACAAGATTTACCCCCAATACATCTGATATTAAAAATTCGTCAGGTGAAATATAAATAGCTCGAAATTTAGACGCGaagtctctctctctctctctctctctttctttTTTATACCCCGTCTTCGCCTCTGTATTGGGCTTCAGTTCGGCGTGAAAAATAAGAGAGTGGGGCTCGGTGGGAAAAGAGTGGTGTGGGAGGGGGGAAATGTatgcgggggggggggggtattgaGGTGATAGAGTTGGGAAAATAGTTCGGAGTGGGGAGATGAAATCATCGATCACAAAAAGCTTTCAAGATGATTTCTCCAATCGTATGTGCCTTGTGCACAGAACACTCTGAGGAATATAAAGACCATCCTGAATAAGATACGTCaactcaaaatataaaaaatcgctCTGATTAGGGGCGCAGCTAAGATTTAGACACAGGGTTAAAATCCAATCCCTTCTGAAACAGTCgtcgcgattacgcgctcgttaaaagaccCCACTTTTGAAGCCGACTTTCCTCAATTCCCTGACAATTATGAGAatctaaaatgtctttctatagtaatttaattgtgttcaacgtaacttgCAATTGTTTCTTCCTGCGGCAAAAGAAAAACTTTACTACTCTAAAGTCTAAATTACCAAGGTAATCTGTGAACATGAAAACATGAGatgaactgcccgattatatttagctTTGATCCTTTTTTTTAGATCTTGCGAATTCGTTTTCGCCGCTAGAAAAGATCTGATATAAATTCACATAAATTACAATTTAATTTAGGGCAATAAAAATACACAtgaaatatattagtaaatcaaaaatacatattcctCGCCTCGAAATTCCTTACGAAAGGCTACTGAAATTCCTTCGCCGCGAATACGCCACTTTCTCAGCAGGCACAATTGACTGTATTTCAATTTCATCGACGCTATGGATTCCAACGCCGACTGAACATCATGTCTGCTATAGTATGCTATAGCTAGAGTATAGACACACGAAATTTCGCGATTTACAATGGACAATGAGGCGTTTTTAATCGTCGCCTGACTCCTATAACGAAACTTCTATTGTTTTGGGTTTTAtgtttagtattttatattgccgcctGTCAACCAATAAATTAGCGTTACTAATTAAATGATATACTTGAGCATATTCCCGCCGATGAACATACGACATAATTCTGTCGAAGGAAATATGTGATTTAGCGAAAATAAACACCGACGTTAAGGTGTTTACGACCAAAATAACAAGCCACGCTGACGAAAAATATCGGCGATTATAGTAAATTGCAATCGCACACGTTACTAACGATTTTTTGAGTCTTCCAAGTCTTTTAAAGAAAGGGGgtcaaaatttaatgaaaagaacTCGACTTATTTATGTgtgttggttttcaattttgtttgaaatatggccactattaataaataatacgCTGACACTGATTTCTCgtaacaaaacaagcaaatagatatgttttgtgtttgtttgaaatattttttacaataacgAAATTTACCCCCAAGAATGAAGAAATTTACCCCCAGGGGTAAATTCACCCCAGGTTAAGAAATGCTGCTGTAGATAGAATAGGCTACATGTATACAACGCATAAAACTAATTATCAGTTTACACATTCAACATATATTCACATTACAGTTTACATATaaacattgtatatatatatatcataaaatatcggtattaatgtttcatttttgaaaaaagttaaaaaaccGTTTCAACCTTGAAGCTGAACATAGTAATACTTTATTTGATGGTATAGAAATAAGGAAAAAATggatatttgaaatatacttaatattaaaaatcaaagcAATGTAGAtagtatttatataaaaaaaaggaaattagaaatgaaaaaaaaattgtaaaagaagAACTAACTGTTTATGAACGTACTGCACATATTTTCATTAGGGTGTGAAGGGAAAGGAGAAAGGTGGATGCAAACATGGCTAATACTACAAATAAAAAACCAAACACGTAATTTGATTTGCAGTTGACGAATGGTGGTTTCGGTTTCTATGACACATGACACTTGAGTTAAATATAAGTATAGCTATTTCTAGAAGCAACGATATAGAAAGaattcaaaatcacaaaatcaaaacatgtaaaattgcaatgaaaaaattataGGATTGAGTCGAATTGATAGGTTTATCAAGTCGTTTTCTAGTGAAAAAGTGATCTAATTCAACAAACTTACTTAATTCCCGATGTATAATAATAGTGTGCTTGAAACATGAAAAAGACACAAAAGCTCAACTTCAACGGTAAATCGGTTACCAACTTTACAGATAGAGAAAAAGTTTGTCTCTTATTTatgatgcaatttttttttataatattcagGTCTGCTAAAACTGTGTTTTTGCTTCAGAATCAGGTTGTTACTTTAGGGAGATAAATAACGCTGATGGTACTTCCGCGGCGTTCTTCTCTGTATGCTACT encodes:
- the LOC120345853 gene encoding uncharacterized protein LOC120345853, which encodes MNGIHTHSNGHRRSRLQEPPPKSNGLYVRILVAQIVFALFAAFIGLALYTVCTYSLHCNTVNWDCECNTWTNVSANLWGSIIVVIASGFALCKAKNPSKLSKHTSLVTTLVGTLVCAIAICLEAMAATSKFKLFVVAHKVFHSLGCVVFCIILLLFIWGFLIDNTEQLCSTVLVKVQPSTNYSVRRATQEAQEDLSKSKSRGSQDSFPTTSGQYAGIPAV